The proteins below are encoded in one region of Spartobacteria bacterium:
- a CDS encoding ABC transporter permease, which translates to MIEDHFGKTLMKNTLRYFKENFGIIAAFIFLFLFLALNPSTKESFLTSRNQFNVLRQTSTNLYLACGMTMVIILGGIDLSVGSIIALSGCVAAAGVARYSLPIPAALFMGLLVGALAGALNGLVIAKTTIPSFIVTLSTMNIARGFAYVYTGGSPVRVVSKEWQFIGAGYIGPFPTPVVILAGVLIVSALLMNKTRFGRHMYAVGGNAQAARFSGIDAAKIKFGVHVFMGLLSGLAGIVLASRMYSGQPTAGQGAEMDAIAAVVLGGTSMAGGSGKIGGTIIGALIIGFLNNGLNLMNVNSFWQYVVKGVVILLAVFIDYMRTRNAK; encoded by the coding sequence ATGATAGAAGACCATTTCGGCAAAACCCTTATGAAAAATACATTGCGCTATTTTAAAGAAAACTTCGGGATTATTGCCGCATTCATCTTTTTGTTTTTATTTCTCGCCTTGAATCCGAGCACTAAGGAATCGTTTTTGACGTCCAGGAATCAGTTTAATGTTCTAAGGCAGACGTCAACCAACTTGTACCTGGCCTGCGGCATGACCATGGTCATCATTCTGGGGGGCATTGACCTTTCAGTCGGTTCAATCATTGCGCTCTCAGGCTGTGTTGCGGCGGCGGGTGTCGCACGGTATTCACTGCCTATTCCGGCTGCCTTGTTCATGGGGTTGCTCGTGGGAGCCCTGGCCGGGGCCTTAAACGGGCTGGTGATTGCTAAAACAACCATTCCGTCCTTTATTGTCACGCTTTCGACCATGAACATTGCCAGGGGGTTTGCCTACGTCTATACGGGAGGGTCTCCTGTTCGAGTTGTCAGCAAGGAGTGGCAGTTTATAGGAGCAGGTTATATTGGACCTTTTCCCACGCCGGTTGTGATTCTTGCAGGGGTGCTTATTGTCTCTGCATTATTGATGAATAAAACCCGTTTTGGACGACATATGTATGCCGTGGGAGGAAATGCCCAGGCCGCTCGTTTCTCTGGAATTGATGCGGCCAAAATAAAATTTGGCGTTCATGTTTTTATGGGACTGCTTTCCGGACTTGCGGGCATTGTTCTTGCATCCAGAATGTATTCTGGACAGCCGACGGCAGGTCAGGGGGCGGAAATGGATGCCATTGCCGCCGTGGTTCTGGGAGGAACCTCCATGGCTGGCGGCAGCGGAAAAATCGGCGGAACGATCATTGGTGCGCTCATCATCGGATTTCTGAACAATGGTCTCAATTTGATGAATGTTAATTCGTTCTGGCAATACGTAGTAAAAGGCGTTGTGATCCTTCTTGCTGTCTTTATTGATTATATGCGAACCAGAAACGCCAAATAG
- a CDS encoding sugar ABC transporter ATP-binding protein: MENIHKKFPGVYALNAIDFELLAGEVHALLGENGAGKSTLIKVLGGIYVKDEGKISIDGKEVQIRNVHDAHRNGIAIIHQELVLVPHMTVAENIFLGREPMKGGLVNQAKMNRDTRKLLIDYNLSFEPTELLVHLTIAQQQMVEIVKAISYNSRILVMDEPTSSISDKEVKFLFSIMKTLISKGIGIIYISHKMSELEQICDRVTVLRDGQYIDTRVVRETTKDELITMMVGRQLDSYYTRQYQEPGELVLKCDHICDHDMVLDSSLEVHKGEIVGMAGLVGAGRTETMKCLFGLTKHYDGDVWIKGKAQRMSSPVEALRSGIAYVPEDRKLEGLYHIQSVRFNSTIEVLESFIHGIFVDDAKEQRITQHYIDKMNTKTPSQEQHIINLSGGNQQKVMIGRWLATKPDLLILDDPTRGVDVGAKAEIYAIMNELAKQGMAIIMISSELPEIINMSDRVYVMAHGVTKRCLNHSELTQENIMHLAAE; this comes from the coding sequence ATGGAGAATATTCATAAGAAATTTCCTGGCGTGTATGCATTGAATGCCATCGACTTCGAATTGCTCGCGGGGGAAGTTCATGCACTTCTTGGCGAGAACGGTGCAGGAAAATCAACCCTGATCAAGGTTCTCGGCGGTATTTACGTCAAGGATGAAGGCAAGATATCCATTGATGGAAAAGAAGTGCAGATAAGAAATGTGCACGATGCACATCGCAACGGTATTGCAATCATCCATCAGGAACTGGTACTCGTCCCGCACATGACGGTTGCAGAAAACATTTTTCTTGGACGTGAGCCCATGAAGGGGGGCTTGGTCAATCAAGCTAAAATGAACAGAGACACAAGAAAACTGCTCATAGATTACAATCTTTCCTTTGAGCCGACAGAACTTTTGGTTCATCTCACTATTGCCCAACAGCAGATGGTGGAGATCGTAAAGGCCATTTCATATAATTCCCGTATATTGGTGATGGACGAACCGACCTCGTCGATCTCAGACAAAGAGGTCAAATTCCTGTTTTCAATCATGAAAACATTGATCAGCAAGGGAATCGGAATTATCTACATCTCGCATAAAATGAGCGAACTGGAACAAATTTGTGACCGGGTTACCGTACTTAGAGATGGGCAGTACATTGATACACGGGTGGTTCGCGAAACAACAAAAGATGAACTGATCACTATGATGGTGGGTCGTCAACTAGACAGTTATTACACGCGGCAATATCAGGAGCCGGGCGAACTGGTGCTCAAATGCGATCACATATGCGATCACGACATGGTGCTCGATTCTTCACTGGAAGTACACAAAGGGGAAATTGTGGGCATGGCGGGTCTGGTCGGTGCAGGACGTACCGAAACCATGAAATGTTTATTTGGATTGACTAAGCATTATGACGGGGATGTCTGGATCAAAGGGAAGGCACAGAGAATGTCCTCCCCTGTGGAGGCACTGCGTTCCGGCATTGCCTATGTCCCGGAAGATCGCAAACTGGAAGGACTCTACCATATTCAATCGGTTCGGTTTAATTCCACAATCGAGGTTCTAGAATCTTTCATACATGGAATATTTGTGGATGATGCAAAGGAACAACGCATTACGCAACATTACATTGATAAAATGAATACCAAGACGCCATCGCAAGAGCAGCATATTATTAATTTATCCGGCGGGAATCAGCAAAAAGTAATGATCGGAAGATGGTTGGCGACCAAGCCCGATCTTTTGATCCTTGATGATCCTACCAGAGGGGTTGATGTGGGTGCCAAAGCGGAGATTTATGCGATTATGAACGAGCTGGCCAAGCAGGGCATGGCGATTATCATGATATCATCTGAATTGCCGGAAATTATTAATATGAGTGATCGTGTATACGTAATGGCGCACGGAGTGACCAAGAGGTGTTTGAATCACAGCGAGCTGACACAAGAAAATATCATGCACTTAGCTGCGGAATAA
- the malG gene encoding maltose ABC transporter permease MalG has translation MIRSKYQWLQLTFTYAFLLFFIALTLFPFLMIVSISFREGNQSVGSLIPKDISLDHWRFVLGLPMYNTAGELIKDTQSGIVLTWFWNSIKVSSISSALILLLSGSGAYAFARLKFKFRNNMLTGLMILQMFPQVLALVAIYAILDTLGKFVPAFGLNTHPGIILVYLGGVSMYIWMIKGYFDTIPASVEESAMIDGATTFQTFYEILLPMSLPIFAVVFILSFISYIGEYPVASICLVDSSNMTLAVGANTFLYDQNYQWGRFAATAVLSGIPISMVFMLCQKFLVSGLTSGSVKG, from the coding sequence ATGATTCGAAGTAAATATCAGTGGCTTCAGTTGACTTTTACCTATGCGTTTCTACTTTTTTTTATCGCATTAACGCTGTTTCCATTCCTGATGATTGTATCTATTTCTTTCAGAGAGGGGAATCAGTCAGTCGGGAGTCTTATTCCCAAAGATATCAGCTTGGATCACTGGCGTTTTGTGCTGGGCCTCCCCATGTACAATACCGCAGGTGAATTGATTAAAGACACCCAAAGCGGCATTGTTCTGACGTGGTTCTGGAACAGTATCAAAGTTTCGTCGATTTCATCGGCACTGATTTTGCTACTGTCTGGGTCGGGGGCGTATGCCTTTGCCCGATTGAAGTTTAAATTCCGCAATAATATGTTAACCGGTCTGATGATTCTGCAGATGTTTCCGCAGGTTTTGGCACTGGTGGCCATCTACGCGATTCTGGATACGCTGGGCAAATTTGTTCCTGCCTTTGGATTGAATACGCATCCAGGGATTATCTTGGTTTATCTAGGTGGCGTTTCCATGTACATCTGGATGATTAAGGGGTATTTTGATACTATTCCTGCCAGTGTGGAAGAGTCGGCGATGATAGACGGAGCAACGACATTTCAGACATTTTATGAGATTTTGCTGCCCATGAGTCTGCCTATCTTTGCCGTGGTGTTCATTCTCTCGTTTATTTCATATATTGGAGAGTACCCTGTGGCTTCCATTTGTCTCGTAGATTCGTCAAACATGACTCTTGCAGTGGGTGCCAACACGTTTCTGTATGATCAGAATTACCAGTGGGGCCGTTTTGCTGCGACTGCTGTGCTTAGCGGTATCCCCATTTCCATGGTCTTTATGCTGTGTCAGAAGTTCCTTGTTTCGGGGCTGACCTCTGGCAGTGTCAAAGGATAA
- a CDS encoding class II fructose-bisphosphate aldolase, with the protein MLVNLSTIMDYAQKNGIAAGAFNVPNWESAKAIIAASEELESPVIMNYAPVHSPYMSMEDAALIMKYHARKSSVPICMHLDHGNSFEQCMEAIRLGFSSVMIDASASSLAENIAETQAVVRAAHSVDVSVEAELGHIFNSETGLSGVETEMEDADSFEDVNDVYTDPAMAKAFVEATGVDALAIAFGTSHGIYIKKPQLDLDRIKAIREAIDIPFVMHGGSGLSKDEFQTAIRNGIRKINYYTYMTLAGGVAVSEFVKGKEADQHVFFHDVPVIATRAMKENLMEAIRLFALQE; encoded by the coding sequence ATGTTAGTAAACCTATCAACTATAATGGATTACGCGCAAAAAAACGGCATTGCTGCCGGGGCCTTCAATGTACCTAACTGGGAGTCTGCCAAAGCAATCATTGCCGCGTCTGAAGAGTTGGAAAGCCCTGTTATTATGAATTATGCCCCCGTACACAGTCCCTATATGAGTATGGAGGACGCCGCGCTCATAATGAAATACCATGCGCGAAAATCCAGTGTGCCGATTTGTATGCATCTAGATCATGGAAACTCATTTGAGCAGTGCATGGAAGCCATACGACTGGGCTTTTCTTCGGTCATGATCGACGCTTCGGCAAGCAGTCTTGCAGAAAATATTGCGGAGACCCAGGCGGTTGTCAGAGCCGCCCATAGCGTCGATGTTTCTGTGGAAGCTGAGCTTGGGCATATTTTTAATTCTGAAACCGGCCTTAGCGGGGTTGAAACAGAAATGGAAGATGCGGACAGCTTTGAAGATGTCAATGATGTCTACACTGACCCGGCAATGGCAAAAGCATTCGTTGAAGCCACGGGAGTCGATGCACTGGCTATTGCATTTGGGACGTCACACGGTATTTATATCAAAAAACCGCAACTGGATTTGGATCGCATCAAAGCCATTCGTGAGGCGATCGACATACCGTTTGTGATGCATGGCGGATCCGGACTCAGCAAAGATGAGTTTCAAACGGCGATTCGAAACGGCATACGAAAAATTAACTATTACACCTATATGACTCTGGCCGGAGGCGTGGCGGTGAGCGAATTTGTTAAAGGTAAAGAAGCGGATCAGCACGTTTTCTTTCACGATGTGCCTGTCATCGCCACCCGTGCGATGAAAGAAAACCTAATGGAAGCCATCAGGCTCTTCGCTCTGCAGGAGTAG
- a CDS encoding glutathione peroxidase: MLFFIVTCLNAKGEAMESTTPEKTIYTFTLNDIHGEPVSLSEYKGKVLLLVNVASKCGFTKQYTGLENLYQTYKDQGFVVLGFPANNFFGQEPGSDEEIEQFCTRTFGVSFPMFSKISVKGKNIDPLYVFLTNKKTNPAFGGSISWNFNKFLIGRDGRILNRFGSRAAPEDVDVIKSVEAALHE, from the coding sequence ATGTTGTTTTTCATCGTTACCTGCTTAAATGCGAAAGGAGAAGCAATGGAATCGACCACCCCGGAAAAAACGATATACACCTTTACGCTCAACGATATTCATGGAGAGCCCGTATCGCTGTCAGAGTATAAAGGAAAGGTGCTCCTGCTGGTGAATGTGGCCAGTAAGTGCGGATTTACAAAACAGTATACAGGGTTGGAAAACCTCTATCAGACCTACAAGGATCAGGGATTTGTTGTGCTGGGATTTCCCGCAAATAATTTTTTCGGTCAGGAGCCGGGTTCGGATGAAGAAATTGAACAGTTTTGTACGCGGACATTCGGTGTGTCTTTTCCCATGTTTTCCAAAATATCGGTTAAGGGAAAAAACATCGATCCCCTGTATGTTTTTTTAACAAACAAGAAGACCAACCCAGCTTTTGGCGGCAGCATAAGCTGGAATTTTAACAAATTTCTTATCGGTCGGGATGGTCGGATTCTGAATCGCTTCGGTTCCCGAGCCGCGCCGGAGGATGTGGACGTCATCAAGTCGGTTGAAGCGGCTCTACATGAGTGA
- a CDS encoding pyruvate, phosphate dikinase → MTKKYVYFYGVSKEDTEGDATLKALLGGKGANLAEMANADLPVPPGFTITTEACAYYSENNHAFPPLMEEEVNAQLAKLEQCMGKKLGDANDPLLVSIRSGAAVSMPGMMDTVLNLGLTDASVLGFIKQTGNDRAGWDCYRRFVDMFGDVVMGPSTGLTHHDFEVELAKIKAKYNAAEDTDLTAEQLKELVAVYKDVYQAKVGSPFPQDPTEQMYCAIRAVFGSWDSERAVKYREINKISGLLGTAVNVCTMVFGNMGDDSGTGVAFTRDGATGEGRPMGEYLINAQGEDVVAGIRTPKNLEDMARESSEIWRNAQKELYSIMARLEAHYKHPQDVEFTVQQGKLFMLQTRNAKRTGLAGVRWAVEMALGKDVFTGEQGAAVITPKEALLTVTGNDIEQLLFPIFDLKEEAKATILATGLPAGPGAAGGTIVFDAEDAEAQVKANPDVKLILVRKETSPEDVGGMWAAQGVLTSTGGMTSHAAVVARGWGKCCICGASALTIDEKSKTITVAGKTLGVGDWLSLNGSTGNIYLGAIPLQSSPVIAAVVEGDKDALDHPIYKMYKQVSDWADEYRTMNVRTNADRPEDARVARAFGAEGIGLCRTEHMFFEGDRIWAIREFILAQDKAGREKALQTLLPYQRDDFEGIFTAMDDLHVTVRLLDPPLHEFVPHDDKEQEEMAERLGIDVDTVKNRVSQLKEMNPMLGHRGCRLSITYPELCEMQTRAIIEAACKVQKAGTKVFPEIMIPLIGSVTEFNFLEKIVRTVAAQVMEETGVKVEYMVGTMIEIPRAALTADQVAQKAEFFSFGTNDLTQMTFGFSRDDIGVFLPDYIREKILPCDPFQHLDQTGVGQLVEMGVAKGRSIRPELKCGICGEHGGDPASVKFCYRTGLNYVSCSPYRVPIARLAAAQAVIESEKK, encoded by the coding sequence ATGACAAAGAAGTATGTGTACTTTTATGGAGTTAGCAAAGAGGACACCGAGGGCGATGCTACACTGAAGGCCCTTCTGGGCGGGAAGGGAGCAAATCTCGCAGAAATGGCCAATGCCGACCTTCCGGTGCCTCCTGGGTTTACGATCACTACGGAAGCCTGCGCTTATTATTCTGAAAATAATCACGCATTTCCTCCCCTGATGGAAGAAGAGGTTAACGCACAGTTGGCGAAACTGGAACAGTGTATGGGGAAAAAGCTGGGAGACGCAAATGATCCGCTGTTGGTTTCTATTCGTTCCGGTGCGGCGGTATCCATGCCGGGTATGATGGATACCGTGTTGAATTTGGGATTGACCGATGCGTCGGTTCTTGGATTTATTAAACAGACGGGCAATGATCGGGCCGGATGGGATTGCTATCGCCGTTTTGTCGATATGTTTGGCGATGTGGTGATGGGACCGTCTACGGGGTTGACGCATCACGATTTCGAAGTGGAACTGGCCAAAATCAAAGCCAAATATAATGCTGCTGAGGACACGGATTTGACGGCTGAACAGCTCAAAGAGCTGGTTGCTGTGTACAAGGACGTGTATCAGGCCAAGGTAGGCTCGCCCTTCCCGCAGGATCCGACAGAACAGATGTATTGTGCCATTCGTGCCGTGTTTGGCTCCTGGGATTCAGAACGTGCCGTGAAATATCGCGAAATCAATAAGATTAGCGGCTTGCTCGGTACAGCCGTTAATGTCTGCACCATGGTTTTTGGTAACATGGGTGATGATTCCGGTACAGGCGTGGCCTTCACACGTGATGGCGCGACTGGCGAAGGCAGACCCATGGGCGAATACTTGATCAATGCGCAGGGTGAAGATGTAGTGGCTGGTATTCGTACACCGAAGAATCTGGAAGATATGGCCCGTGAATCATCGGAGATTTGGCGTAATGCACAGAAAGAACTGTACAGCATCATGGCACGCCTGGAAGCCCATTACAAGCACCCGCAGGATGTAGAATTCACCGTACAGCAGGGTAAACTGTTTATGTTGCAGACGCGTAATGCGAAGCGTACCGGGTTGGCCGGTGTGCGCTGGGCTGTAGAAATGGCACTAGGCAAAGATGTGTTTACCGGAGAGCAGGGAGCGGCGGTGATTACGCCGAAGGAAGCCCTTCTGACGGTAACGGGCAATGATATTGAACAGCTGCTCTTTCCCATTTTTGATCTGAAAGAAGAAGCCAAAGCGACGATTTTGGCTACGGGTCTGCCGGCGGGCCCCGGTGCGGCTGGCGGCACGATTGTTTTTGATGCCGAAGATGCGGAGGCACAGGTCAAAGCCAATCCCGATGTGAAACTCATTCTGGTTCGTAAAGAAACAAGCCCCGAAGATGTGGGCGGTATGTGGGCGGCGCAGGGAGTGCTGACGTCTACCGGTGGAATGACTTCGCATGCGGCTGTGGTGGCCCGCGGTTGGGGCAAATGCTGCATTTGCGGTGCCAGTGCGTTGACCATTGACGAAAAAAGCAAAACCATAACCGTGGCAGGAAAAACACTGGGCGTAGGCGATTGGCTCAGCCTAAATGGTTCAACTGGAAATATTTATCTTGGTGCTATTCCTTTGCAGTCCAGTCCTGTTATTGCGGCGGTGGTCGAAGGGGATAAGGACGCGCTGGATCATCCTATTTACAAGATGTACAAACAGGTGTCTGACTGGGCTGATGAGTATCGTACTATGAATGTGCGTACCAATGCCGACCGGCCAGAAGATGCCCGCGTGGCCAGAGCTTTCGGAGCCGAAGGTATTGGTCTCTGCCGCACAGAGCATATGTTCTTTGAAGGCGACCGTATCTGGGCTATTCGGGAATTTATTCTGGCCCAGGACAAAGCTGGACGTGAAAAGGCGTTGCAGACCTTGCTGCCTTATCAGCGCGATGACTTTGAGGGCATCTTCACGGCGATGGATGACCTGCATGTGACGGTTCGTCTGCTGGATCCTCCGCTGCATGAATTTGTGCCGCACGATGATAAAGAGCAGGAAGAGATGGCGGAACGCCTGGGCATCGATGTCGATACCGTGAAAAACCGCGTTTCGCAGTTAAAGGAAATGAATCCTATGCTCGGTCATCGCGGATGCCGCCTGTCCATTACGTATCCAGAATTGTGCGAAATGCAGACAAGGGCGATTATTGAAGCCGCCTGCAAGGTGCAGAAGGCGGGAACCAAGGTCTTCCCGGAAATCATGATTCCGCTGATTGGATCGGTAACGGAGTTTAATTTCCTGGAAAAAATCGTTCGAACTGTCGCTGCGCAGGTGATGGAGGAAACCGGGGTGAAAGTGGAATACATGGTGGGAACCATGATTGAAATTCCGCGGGCCGCACTGACCGCCGATCAGGTGGCGCAGAAAGCCGAATTCTTCAGCTTCGGAACCAACGATCTAACGCAGATGACCTTCGGGTTCAGTCGTGATGATATCGGGGTCTTCCTCCCTGATTATATCAGAGAGAAGATTCTTCCCTGCGATCCGTTCCAGCATCTGGATCAGACCGGCGTCGGTCAGCTGGTGGAAATGGGTGTGGCCAAGGGCCGCTCGATTCGGCCGGAATTGAAATGCGGGATTTGCGGCGAACACGGAGGTGATCCGGCCAGTGTGAAATTCTGCTATCGAACCGGACTCAATTACGTGAGCTGTTCGCCCTATCGTGTGCCCATCGCACGGTTGGCGGCGGCGCAGGCTGTGATTGAATCGGAAAAGAAATAA
- a CDS encoding sugar ABC transporter substrate-binding protein — protein sequence MKKIMNALMITALATGSLFVQAAQASDGHYKFGFTCMDQSNPFFVLIEKTIREKVEARGDKLISVDPANDVMRQVQQIEDVVAQNIDGMFLNPAEAEGIIPALDILKDAGIPIVNFDTEVADMSYVTTYDGSDNYNAGFVCGEDLVKKIPNGGDIIVLDSPTMNSVVDRTKGFLKAIEGKGFNIVAQQDAKGNLEKSMNIAEDLLQANPDVVAIFGGNDPTALGALAAANAAGIKECLIYGVDGSPDIKREIASGTSLIEGSGAQSPISIANVSVDLMYKIMAGEKVDSRYPVPTFLITSENVEEFGIDGWQ from the coding sequence ATGAAGAAAATCATGAATGCATTGATGATTACTGCGCTCGCAACCGGGTCTCTGTTTGTTCAGGCGGCACAGGCATCTGACGGTCATTACAAATTCGGTTTTACTTGTATGGACCAGTCGAATCCTTTTTTTGTGCTGATCGAGAAAACCATTCGCGAAAAGGTTGAAGCAAGAGGTGATAAACTGATCTCTGTCGATCCTGCCAATGATGTCATGAGACAGGTACAGCAGATTGAAGATGTTGTCGCACAGAACATTGACGGCATGTTCCTGAATCCTGCCGAAGCCGAAGGAATCATTCCTGCACTCGACATTCTCAAGGACGCAGGCATTCCTATTGTCAACTTTGATACGGAAGTTGCAGATATGAGCTATGTCACGACCTATGATGGTTCAGACAATTACAATGCTGGTTTTGTTTGTGGTGAAGATCTTGTAAAGAAAATCCCGAATGGCGGAGATATTATCGTTCTGGATTCTCCGACAATGAATTCTGTGGTCGATAGAACCAAAGGTTTTTTGAAAGCCATCGAAGGGAAAGGATTCAACATCGTCGCCCAGCAGGATGCCAAAGGCAACCTGGAAAAATCGATGAACATCGCAGAAGATTTACTGCAGGCAAATCCAGATGTTGTCGCCATCTTTGGCGGGAATGATCCTACAGCACTTGGAGCTCTTGCTGCAGCAAACGCTGCTGGAATTAAAGAGTGCCTGATCTACGGCGTAGACGGTTCTCCGGACATCAAACGCGAAATAGCAAGCGGAACGTCCCTCATTGAAGGATCGGGCGCACAGTCACCGATCTCAATCGCAAATGTTTCTGTCGACCTGATGTACAAAATTATGGCAGGTGAAAAAGTCGATTCAAGATATCCTGTTCCGACCTTCCTGATTACCAGTGAAAATGTCGAAGAATTCGGCATTGACGGCTGGCAGTAA